A DNA window from Ipomoea triloba cultivar NCNSP0323 chromosome 10, ASM357664v1 contains the following coding sequences:
- the LOC116031970 gene encoding receptor like protein 22-like: protein MRILMFNMLLLFSNVMHALGECLPDQKSVLLQIRSEITYDSSESTNLVLWDEGGDCCRWPGLSCNAAGYITSLDLSYDESITGGFNVSLLYKLPSLSVIRLDGVNFSTPFPNFFTDFTNLTVLSLKNCNFSGTVPHKVFQVPTLQTIDLSSNFMLGGSLPDVPENGLLQSLTLHDTNFSGNLPESLGNLRLLSHIDLAYCDFSGSIPASIIKLSKLVKLSLSGNSFSGPIPASLFFLPSLQTLSLDGNKLFGHINDLQNMTSPLELLDLSYNNLEGTIPFFFFQLQNLTSINLSSNKFFGQMIDLQNVTSPLQYLDLSSNDFEGTIPPFLFQLQHLRVLDLSSNKFNSIIHLTKFKSHYIDILDFSNNNLIETTLSTSELPLLPQFGQLNLASCNLQKIPDFLKSQSQLSWLDLSNNTIGGEIPNWIWGIGNGQLYYLNLSHNSLTHMKEPMEYGSLHFLDLNSNILSGQIPRSPPEAEYLDFSNNIFSTIPLDFADQIPYLISFFSIAKNRVSGKISTSWCRAAYLKVLDLSHNALHGTIPSCLVQNNSNLIVVNLRGNHLSGEISLKFQDDCSLETLDLSQNLLEGKVPPSLINCTELKILNLGNNKISDTFPCWLNKLSNLHILVLHSNHFHGSVSCPMLGIGVNNSWPSLQVIDLSSNNFSGHLPTELFLALKAILVERNELNSKADYLHFTSKGGEGIYYQDSVILSLKGQTYTIEKVLSIFTSIDFSSNQFEGGIPESVGELKQLYLLNISHNALTGNIPPSLQNLKALEALDLSFNNLTGNIPVQLEILTFLEILNLSYNHLVGRIPRSTQLDTFDASSFMGNKGLCGFQINVSCTGIDEPASPIPESEEKESTHHVDIYISVAFGFVAGLGGIFVPLLLSSKWRSYYNKMIDGILLKIFFQRGQGRRKKSR, encoded by the coding sequence ATGAGGATTCTCATGTTTAACATGCTTCTGCTCTTTTCAAATGTTATGCATGCATTGGGTGAGTGTCTTCCAGATCAAAAGTCTGTGCTTCTCCAGATACGAAGTGAAATCACTTACGATTCTTCGGAATCTACCAATTTGGTGCTGTGGGATGAAGGAGGTGACTGCTGCCGATGGCCAGGTCTGAGTTGCAATGCTGCTGGATATATTACAAGCCTTGACCTCAGCTACGATGAGTCAATCACGGGTGGCTTCAATGTTTCTCTCCTGTATAAACTGCCATCACTTTCTGTTATTAGGCTTGATGGGGTCAATTTCTCTACTCCATTTCCAAACTTCTTCACGGATTTCACCAATCTGACTGTTTTGAGCTTGAAAAATTGCAACTTCAGTGGAACAGTCCCTCACAAAGTATTCCAGGTACCAACTCTGCAAACCATTGACTTAAGTTCCAATTTCATGCTTGGGGGTTCTTTGCCAGACGTCCCCGAAAATGGATTGCTTCAAAGTCTCACGCTTCATGATACAAATTTTTCTGGGAATTTACCCGAGTCCTTAGGAAACCTTAGATTATTGTCCCATATTGACCTTGCATATTGTGATTTTAGCGGATCAATCCCTGCTTCTATTATCAAGCTTAGCAAGCTTGTTAAGCTGAGCTTGTCCGGAAATTCATTTTCAGGACCCATTCCAGCATCACTATTTTTCCTGCCATCACTTCAAACCTTATCTCTGGATGGAAACAAGCTTTTTGGTCATATAAATGATTTGCAAAATATGACTTCTCCCCTTGAATTACTTGATTTAAGCTACAACAACTTAGAAGGGACAatacctttcttcttctttcaacTTCAAAATCTTACATCAATAAATCTTtcatcaaacaaattttttggtcAAATGATTGATTTGCAAAATGTGACTTCTCCATTGCAATATCTTGATTTAAGTAGCAATGACTTTGAAGGGACAATACCTCCATTCTTATTTCAACTTCAGCATCTTAGAGTACTCGATCTTTCATCAAACAAATTTAACAGTATTATACatctaacaaaatttaaaagccATTATATTGACATTCTTGACTTTTCCAATAACAACTTAATTGAGACAACCCTAAGCACATCAGAACTTCCCTTACTCCCTCAGTTTGGACAATTAAATTTGGCCTCCTGCAATTTGCAAAAAATTCCTGATTTTTTGAAAAGCCAATCTCAATTGTCGTGGTTAGATCTTTCCAACAACACTATTGGTGGAGAAATTCCTAACTGGATATGGGGAATTGGTAATGGGCAACTCTATTACCTCAATCTTTCTCACAATAGTTTGACGCATATGAAAGAGCCAATGGAATACGGTTCTCTTCATTTCCTTGATCTAAATTCTAATATTCTAAGTGGACAAATCCCACGATCACCACCCGAGGCTGAGTATTTAGACTTCTCCAACAACATTTTCTCCACGATTCCTCTTGATTTTGCTGATCAAATCCCATATCTCATTTCCTTCTTTTCCATTGCAAAAAATAGAGTAAGTGGAAAGATCTCAACTTCCTGGTGTCGAGCAGCCTATCTGAAAGTGCTTGACTTGTCCCACAATGCTTTGCATGGCACAATACCATCATGTCTGGTTCAAAATAACAGCAATCTCATTGTAGTGAATCTTAGAGGAAATCATTTAAGTGGTGAGATATCACTGAAGTTTCAAGACGATTGTTCTTTAGAGACATTGGATCTTAGTCAAAATCTCTTAGAAGGGAAAGTTCCTCCCTCCTTGATCAACTGCACAGAGCTTAAGATCTTAAATCTTGGAAACAACAAAATAAGTGATACCTTTCCTTGTTGGCTCAATAAATTGTCAAATCTGCACATTCTTGTATTGCATTCCAATCATTTTCATGGAAGCGTTTCTTGTCCCATGCTTGGAATTGGGGTAAACAACAGCTGGCCAAGTTTACAAGTCATTGACCTATCTTCCAATAATTTCAGTGGACATCTACCAACTGAACTATTCTTGGCATTAAAAGCTATTTTGGTTGAGAGGAATGAATTAAACTCAAAGGCTGACTACTTGCACTTCACATCTAAAGGGGGAGAGGGGATTTACTATCAAGATTCAGTCATACTGTCTCTAAAAGGCCAAACTTACACTATAGAGAAGGTTCTATCTATCTTCACTtctattgatttttcaagtaatcAATTTGAAGGCGGTATACCAGAGAGCGTTGGAGAGCTTAAACAGCTTTATCTACTTAACATCTCTCACAATGCCCTAACTGGCAATATTCCTCCATCTCTTCAAAACTTGAAAGCTTTGGAAGCACTGGACCTTTCATTCAACAACCTAACAGGAAATATCCCGGTGCAACTAGAGATCCTAACCTTCCTGGAAATCTTAAACTTGTCATACAACCATCTGGTTGGAAGGATTCCAAGAAGCACTCAATTGGATACCTTTGATGCAAGCTCATTCATGGGAAACAAGGGGCTATGCGGATTCCAAATTAATGTATCTTGCACTGGCATTGATGAACCAGCATCTCCAATACCAGAATCAGAAGAGAAAGAATCAACTCACCACGTTGATATCTACATTAGCGTTGCATTTGGATTTGTTGCAGGTCTAGGAGGAATCTTTGTGCCACTTTTGCTATCCAGCAAATGGAGATCATATTATAACAAGATGATAGATGGAATTCTGTTAAAGATATTCTTTCAGAGAGGTCAAGGGAGAAGAAAGAAGTCTCGTTAG